A stretch of the Pangasianodon hypophthalmus isolate fPanHyp1 chromosome 28, fPanHyp1.pri, whole genome shotgun sequence genome encodes the following:
- the tmem154 gene encoding transmembrane protein 154 isoform X3: protein MTEGWCYGTMSVSAQSKGHYCHKGLWEMTPDVLLLILALAACLTEPVHCKKDNGTRFPETEAQRTEERISVNVTHTPAVTNVTWNSTIAVDTQEEWFSGGAETYAQVTLEHISTTKLIPNVTRIKAPNTTTDDEEQNNNTQEDDEQEEDKWKVFFIIIAVCMSLVLLLAAVVARLVITHRRRNKNTADPEKDDPYLDDEDGEKVPMPMFEDDMPSVMELEMEDIEKWMIKGGSDISMDSKQRHPS from the exons ATGACGGAGGGCTGGTGCTATGGCACTATGTCTGTCTCTGCCCAGAGTAAGGGCCACTACTGCCACAAAGGATTGTGGGAAATGACCCCCGATGTTTTGCTGTTGATCTTGGCACTGGCAGCCTGTCTGACTGAGCCTG TTCACTGTAAGAAGGACAATGGAACTAGATTTCCAGAAACAGAAGCACAACGCACTGAAGAACGGATCT cagtgaatgtaacacacactcctgcagtGACCAATGTAACATGGAACAGCACCAttgcag TTGACACCCAGGAGGAATGGTTTTCCGGAGGTGCTGAAACATATGCGCAGGTTACTTTGGAGCATATTT CCACGACGAAGCTGATTCCTAATGTAACACGTATAAAAGCACCCAACACGACCACAG ATGATGAAGAGCAAAATAACAACACGCAGGAAGATGACGAACAGGAAGAGGACAAGTGGAAGGTCTTCTTTATCATCATCGCAGTGTGTATGTCCCTCGTTCTGCTCCTGGCAGCCGTCGTGGCCAGATTAGTGATCACACACAGGAGGAGGAACAAAAACACAGCCG ATCCTGAGAAGGACGACCCGTATCTGGATGatgaagatggagagaaagtgcCAAT gCCCATGTTTGAAGACGACATGCCCTCTGTGATGGAGCTGGAAATGGAAGATATTGAGAAATGGATGATAAAAGGAG GGAGTGACATCAGCATGGACTCAAAACAGAGGCATCCTTCATGA
- the tmem154 gene encoding transmembrane protein 154 isoform X2 encodes MTEGWCYGTMSVSAQSKGHYCHKGLWEMTPDVLLLILALAACLTEPVHCKKDNGTRFPETEAQRTEERILNVTHTPAVTNVTWNSTIAVDTQEEWFSGGAETYAQVTLEHISTTKLIPNVTRIKAPNTTTEVKRKSVPYTSFDNTTLENQNDEEQNNNTQEDDEQEEDKWKVFFIIIAVCMSLVLLLAAVVARLVITHRRRNKNTADPEKDDPYLDDEDGEKVPMPMFEDDMPSVMELEMEDIEKWMIKGGSDISMDSKQRHPS; translated from the exons ATGACGGAGGGCTGGTGCTATGGCACTATGTCTGTCTCTGCCCAGAGTAAGGGCCACTACTGCCACAAAGGATTGTGGGAAATGACCCCCGATGTTTTGCTGTTGATCTTGGCACTGGCAGCCTGTCTGACTGAGCCTG TTCACTGTAAGAAGGACAATGGAACTAGATTTCCAGAAACAGAAGCACAACGCACTGAAGAACGGATCT tgaatgtaacacacactcctgcagtGACCAATGTAACATGGAACAGCACCAttgcag TTGACACCCAGGAGGAATGGTTTTCCGGAGGTGCTGAAACATATGCGCAGGTTACTTTGGAGCATATTT CCACGACGAAGCTGATTCCTAATGTAACACGTATAAAAGCACCCAACACGACCACAG aagtgAAGCGTAAGTCAGTACCCTACACCTCCTTTGATAACACTACATTAGAAAACCAAA ATGATGAAGAGCAAAATAACAACACGCAGGAAGATGACGAACAGGAAGAGGACAAGTGGAAGGTCTTCTTTATCATCATCGCAGTGTGTATGTCCCTCGTTCTGCTCCTGGCAGCCGTCGTGGCCAGATTAGTGATCACACACAGGAGGAGGAACAAAAACACAGCCG ATCCTGAGAAGGACGACCCGTATCTGGATGatgaagatggagagaaagtgcCAAT gCCCATGTTTGAAGACGACATGCCCTCTGTGATGGAGCTGGAAATGGAAGATATTGAGAAATGGATGATAAAAGGAG GGAGTGACATCAGCATGGACTCAAAACAGAGGCATCCTTCATGA
- the tmem154 gene encoding transmembrane protein 154 isoform X1: protein MTEGWCYGTMSVSAQSKGHYCHKGLWEMTPDVLLLILALAACLTEPVHCKKDNGTRFPETEAQRTEERISVNVTHTPAVTNVTWNSTIAVDTQEEWFSGGAETYAQVTLEHISTTKLIPNVTRIKAPNTTTEVKRKSVPYTSFDNTTLENQNDEEQNNNTQEDDEQEEDKWKVFFIIIAVCMSLVLLLAAVVARLVITHRRRNKNTADPEKDDPYLDDEDGEKVPMPMFEDDMPSVMELEMEDIEKWMIKGGSDISMDSKQRHPS, encoded by the exons ATGACGGAGGGCTGGTGCTATGGCACTATGTCTGTCTCTGCCCAGAGTAAGGGCCACTACTGCCACAAAGGATTGTGGGAAATGACCCCCGATGTTTTGCTGTTGATCTTGGCACTGGCAGCCTGTCTGACTGAGCCTG TTCACTGTAAGAAGGACAATGGAACTAGATTTCCAGAAACAGAAGCACAACGCACTGAAGAACGGATCT cagtgaatgtaacacacactcctgcagtGACCAATGTAACATGGAACAGCACCAttgcag TTGACACCCAGGAGGAATGGTTTTCCGGAGGTGCTGAAACATATGCGCAGGTTACTTTGGAGCATATTT CCACGACGAAGCTGATTCCTAATGTAACACGTATAAAAGCACCCAACACGACCACAG aagtgAAGCGTAAGTCAGTACCCTACACCTCCTTTGATAACACTACATTAGAAAACCAAA ATGATGAAGAGCAAAATAACAACACGCAGGAAGATGACGAACAGGAAGAGGACAAGTGGAAGGTCTTCTTTATCATCATCGCAGTGTGTATGTCCCTCGTTCTGCTCCTGGCAGCCGTCGTGGCCAGATTAGTGATCACACACAGGAGGAGGAACAAAAACACAGCCG ATCCTGAGAAGGACGACCCGTATCTGGATGatgaagatggagagaaagtgcCAAT gCCCATGTTTGAAGACGACATGCCCTCTGTGATGGAGCTGGAAATGGAAGATATTGAGAAATGGATGATAAAAGGAG GGAGTGACATCAGCATGGACTCAAAACAGAGGCATCCTTCATGA